The Watersipora subatra chromosome 1, tzWatSuba1.1, whole genome shotgun sequence genome has a window encoding:
- the LOC137396358 gene encoding tyrosine-protein kinase STK-like isoform X1: MGNSCVKNEKADNLQQAGTRTAQFGNPQGQQVSTLQAGQRMKTKVVKALFDYEPQTDEDLAFKKGDRMMLIGDCENQDWWFAKNTITKDEGYIPRNFVVEDNAENLKSYDWFFEMDRREADKELMLPGNPQGTFLVRCASDGSSLALSIRDFDQRTNDFTVKHYKIRTMDRGGCFIAPKRTFAGVVQLVNHYKEYSDGLCCKLGLACPKERPVVAFRELEINRKGIKLIKKLGAGHFGEVWSGKWKALDVAVKSLKPGKMSKEEFLAEAKVMHKLQHRHLVLILAVCTEMEPIYIITELMTNGAFLDFLRNDDGLTLRLPTLMDMAAQIASGMMYLEKENFIHRDLRAANILVGDNHLVKVADFGLARALDHHDNADDDDVYLAQEGTKFPIKWTAPEAAFERKFSVKSDVWSMGVLLYEMTTFGKVPYPGWSGREVLEQIEQGYRMPKPRHDRLETPDTLYDIMKKCWDRRPENRPTFEYLYNFFDDYFVSTEPNYKDPMM; encoded by the exons ATGGGAAATTCTTGTGTAAAGAATGAAAAGGCTGACAACCTTCAGCAAGCGGGAACTAGAACAGCCCAGTTTGGCAATCCTCAAGGCCAGCAAGTCTCTACTTTACAAGCAGGCCAACGAATGA AAACGAAGGTTGTGAAAGCTCTGTTTGACTATGAACCTCAAACAGATGAAGACCTTGCATTTAAGAAGGGTGATCGGATGATGTTGATTGGTGATTG TGAAAACCAAGATTGGTGGTTTGCAAAAAATACGATAACAAAGGATGAAGGCTACATTCCGAGAAACTTTGTTGTTGAGGACAACGCAGAAAACCTTAAAAGCTATGA CTGGTTTTTTGAGATGGATCGACGAGAAGCTGACAAAGAATTAATGTTGCCTGGAAACCCGCAGGGCACTTTTCTGGTACGCTGCGCATCAG ATGGATCCAGCTTGGCACTCTCTATTCGAGATTTTGATCAGCGGACAAACGATTTTACTGTGAAACATTACAAGATCCGAACAATGGATCGCGGCGGTTGTTTTATTGCGCCAAAGAGAACATTTGCAGGTGTCGTCCAATTAGTGAATCATTACAAAG AATATAGCGATGGACTATGCTGCAAGCTAGGTTTGGCATGCCCTAAAGAGCGTCCAGTAGTAGCATTCCGTGAGCTGGAGATTAACCGGAAGGGAATCAAACTAATAAAGAAGCTTGGAGCAGGACACTTTGGGGAAGTTTGGAGTG GCAAATGGAAGGCGCTGGATGTAGCAGTAAAATCACTGAAACCTGGTAAAATGTCAAAAGAGGAGTTCTTAGCCGAAGCCAAGGTGATGCACAAGCTTCAACACCGACACCTCGTCTTAATTCTAGCTGTGTGTACGGAGATGGAACCAATATATATCATCACTGAGCTGATGACCAATGGTGCATTTCTCGACTTTTTACGCAATGATGATGGGCTCACTTTGCGCCTTCCGACTCTTATGGACATGGCTGCGCAA ATCGCGAGTGGCATGATGTATttggaaaaagaaaattttattcACCGAGATCTACGAGCAGCCAATATTCTAGTCGGTGACAATCACCTTGTAAAGGTTGCTGACTTTGGCCTCGCTCGTGCGCTTGATCACCACGATAATGCTGATGATGATGACGTCTATCTTGCTCAAGAAG GCACAAAGTTTCCTATCAAATGGACAGCCCCAGAGGCAGCATTTGAACGAAAGTTCTCGGTTAAGTCTGACGTTTGGTCCATGGGAGTACTACTCTATGAAATGACCACTTTCGGAAAAGTTCCATATCCTG GTTGGAGTGGTCGAGAGGTCTTAGAACAGATAGAGCAAGGATATAGGATGCCTAAGCCACGGCATGACAGGCTCGAGACTCCAGATACACTATATGATATAATGAAAAAGTGCTGGGACAGACGACCAGAAAATAGACCCACTTTTGAATATCTGTATAATTTCTTTGATGATTATTTTGTTTCGACAGAGCCCAATTACAAAGATCCAATGATGTGA
- the LOC137396358 gene encoding tyrosine-protein kinase Yes-like isoform X2: MGNSCVKNEKADNLQQAGTRTAQFGNPQGQQVSTLQAGQRMKTKVVKALFDYEPQTDEDLAFKKGDRMMLIGDCENQDWWFAKNTITKDEGYIPRNFVVEDNAENLKSYDWFFEMDRREADKELMLPGNPQGTFLVRCASDGSSLALSIRDFDQRTNDFTVKHYKIRTMDRGGCFIAPKRTFAGVVQLVNHYKEYSDGLCCKLGLACPKERPVVAFRELEINRKGIKLIKKLGAGHFGEVWSGKWKALDVAVKSLKPGKMSKEEFLAEAKVMHKLQHRHLVLILAVCTEMEPIYIITELMTNGAFLDFLRNDDGLTLRLPTLMDMAAQIASGMMYLEKENFIHRDLRAANILVGDNHLVKVADFGLARALDHHDNADDDDVYLAQEGTKFPIKWTAPEAAFERKFSVKSDVWSMGVLLYEMTTFGKVPYPGMYGREVLEQIEQGYRMPKPRHDRLETPDTLYDIMKKCWDRRPENRPTFEYLYNFFDDYFVSTEPNYKDPMM, translated from the exons ATGGGAAATTCTTGTGTAAAGAATGAAAAGGCTGACAACCTTCAGCAAGCGGGAACTAGAACAGCCCAGTTTGGCAATCCTCAAGGCCAGCAAGTCTCTACTTTACAAGCAGGCCAACGAATGA AAACGAAGGTTGTGAAAGCTCTGTTTGACTATGAACCTCAAACAGATGAAGACCTTGCATTTAAGAAGGGTGATCGGATGATGTTGATTGGTGATTG TGAAAACCAAGATTGGTGGTTTGCAAAAAATACGATAACAAAGGATGAAGGCTACATTCCGAGAAACTTTGTTGTTGAGGACAACGCAGAAAACCTTAAAAGCTATGA CTGGTTTTTTGAGATGGATCGACGAGAAGCTGACAAAGAATTAATGTTGCCTGGAAACCCGCAGGGCACTTTTCTGGTACGCTGCGCATCAG ATGGATCCAGCTTGGCACTCTCTATTCGAGATTTTGATCAGCGGACAAACGATTTTACTGTGAAACATTACAAGATCCGAACAATGGATCGCGGCGGTTGTTTTATTGCGCCAAAGAGAACATTTGCAGGTGTCGTCCAATTAGTGAATCATTACAAAG AATATAGCGATGGACTATGCTGCAAGCTAGGTTTGGCATGCCCTAAAGAGCGTCCAGTAGTAGCATTCCGTGAGCTGGAGATTAACCGGAAGGGAATCAAACTAATAAAGAAGCTTGGAGCAGGACACTTTGGGGAAGTTTGGAGTG GCAAATGGAAGGCGCTGGATGTAGCAGTAAAATCACTGAAACCTGGTAAAATGTCAAAAGAGGAGTTCTTAGCCGAAGCCAAGGTGATGCACAAGCTTCAACACCGACACCTCGTCTTAATTCTAGCTGTGTGTACGGAGATGGAACCAATATATATCATCACTGAGCTGATGACCAATGGTGCATTTCTCGACTTTTTACGCAATGATGATGGGCTCACTTTGCGCCTTCCGACTCTTATGGACATGGCTGCGCAA ATCGCGAGTGGCATGATGTATttggaaaaagaaaattttattcACCGAGATCTACGAGCAGCCAATATTCTAGTCGGTGACAATCACCTTGTAAAGGTTGCTGACTTTGGCCTCGCTCGTGCGCTTGATCACCACGATAATGCTGATGATGATGACGTCTATCTTGCTCAAGAAG GCACAAAGTTTCCTATCAAATGGACAGCCCCAGAGGCAGCATTTGAACGAAAGTTCTCGGTTAAGTCTGACGTTTGGTCCATGGGAGTACTACTCTATGAAATGACCACTTTCGGAAAAGTTCCATATCCTGGTATGTA TGGTCGAGAGGTCTTAGAACAGATAGAGCAAGGATATAGGATGCCTAAGCCACGGCATGACAGGCTCGAGACTCCAGATACACTATATGATATAATGAAAAAGTGCTGGGACAGACGACCAGAAAATAGACCCACTTTTGAATATCTGTATAATTTCTTTGATGATTATTTTGTTTCGACAGAGCCCAATTACAAAGATCCAATGATGTGA